In the genome of Leptospira inadai serovar Lyme str. 10, one region contains:
- a CDS encoding GDP-mannose 4,6-dehydratase: MKCLVTGAEGFVGTYLVRELLKRPGYTVLGLGVRDQSRNLPFPFRICDLRDYETLSNLLRDFVPDLVFHLAGQAFVPRAIENPSETLEINVGGTLNLLELLRRFNRKVRFLYVSSADVYGNLTSESLPVREKTTPKPLNPYSSSKVAAETYCLQYARCNQNLETIVSRPFNHIGIGQNSKFVVPNFCRQILEVASTENTGLPKEILVGDLNPTRDFLHVQDVIEAYILLAERGMTGEIYNICSGTETKISEILNWMIEFSEVSIIPTIDPSRIRSAEMLRSVGDNSKLKSLGWKPKISVKDAVREIFDYIRLSEYS; encoded by the coding sequence CGGTGCAGAGGGATTTGTAGGGACATATCTGGTCCGCGAACTCCTAAAACGGCCCGGGTATACTGTCCTTGGTTTGGGGGTTCGGGATCAAAGCCGGAATCTACCATTCCCTTTCCGTATCTGCGACTTACGGGACTACGAAACTCTCTCAAATTTGTTACGAGATTTTGTTCCCGATCTAGTATTTCACCTAGCGGGCCAGGCGTTCGTTCCTAGGGCCATCGAAAACCCGTCCGAAACTCTGGAAATCAATGTAGGCGGAACCCTGAACCTACTAGAATTACTTCGACGTTTCAATCGAAAGGTAAGGTTTTTGTACGTTTCTTCCGCCGATGTCTATGGGAATCTTACTTCGGAAAGTCTTCCAGTCCGAGAAAAAACGACTCCCAAACCTCTAAACCCGTATTCGTCCTCAAAAGTTGCCGCCGAAACATATTGTCTTCAATACGCTAGATGCAATCAGAATCTGGAAACGATCGTTTCCAGACCCTTTAATCATATAGGCATAGGGCAAAATTCCAAATTCGTAGTTCCGAATTTTTGTAGGCAGATTCTCGAAGTCGCAAGTACGGAAAATACCGGATTACCTAAAGAAATTTTAGTCGGGGATTTAAATCCTACTAGAGATTTCTTACATGTTCAAGACGTGATAGAAGCGTATATCCTACTTGCCGAGCGAGGCATGACTGGAGAAATTTATAATATATGTTCCGGAACGGAAACCAAGATTTCCGAGATATTAAATTGGATGATAGAATTTAGCGAGGTTTCCATTATTCCGACGATTGATCCTTCGAGAATACGTTCGGCCGAAATGCTTCGCTCAGTCGGAGATAATTCCAAATTAAAATCGCTAGGGTGGAAGCCGAAAATTTCCGTTAAGGATGCCGTTCGCGAAATTTTCGATTATATTCGATTATCCGAATATAGTTAA